The proteins below come from a single Aspergillus oryzae RIB40 DNA, chromosome 5 genomic window:
- a CDS encoding uncharacterized protein (amidases), which yields MDKPQTWKQTASRKHSLRNERLKPYMVSDLDQRLPQVHDVQERSRIHSDPEIQEITDIDNISVLVDQFRTGKFTVEAVTLAYVRRAVIAQQLTNCITEVVFEDALTQARALDRAFQETGHLKGPLHGVPVTLKDQFNIKGVDTTLGYVGRSFAPATEDAVLVQMLRNMGAIILAKTNLPQSIMWAETDNPLWGLTVNPRDPRLTPGGSTGGEAALLALHGTLLGFGTDIGGSTRIPQSIMGLYGFKPTSSRLPYLGVPVSTEGQEHVPSSIGPMARDLASIVYVSRSVADAKPWELDPKCTPLPWNEDTFQEIQIRPIVVGLILDDGVVRIHPPIERALRELSAKLQAKGHEVVIWDASDHFEYIQLMDQYYTVDGGEDIRRDIAVAGEPFIPHVEALVNRSKAISVYEYWQLNKQKVALQKRYLDKWNAIRSPSGRPVDILLAPTTPHPAVPHRRLRWVGYTKIWNLLDYPAVTFPVDEVRVAVDGVLKTYQPRNELDAWNWDLYDVKAMEGHPINVQVIGKKLNEEKVLGAATVIERIWRGL from the exons ATGGACAAACCGCAAACATGGAAGCAAACTGCTTCTCGAAAACACTCCTTACGGAATGAAAGACTGAAACCCTACATGGTCTCCGATTTGGATCAACGGCTACCCCAGGTCCACGATGTCCAGGAACGTTCCCGTATCCATAGCGATCCAGAAATTCAAGAAATCACTGATATCGACAATATATCGGTTTTGGTCGACCAATTCAGAACAGGAAAGTTCACTGTTGAGGCGGTTACTCTTGCTTACGTTAGAAG GGCTGTAATCGCACAACAATTG ACAAATTGTATTACAGAAGTGGTCTTTGAAGATGCTTTGACCCAGGCTCGAGCTTTGGATCGTGCTTTCCAGGAAACCGGGCATCTCAAAGGACCACTCCATGGTGTCCCAGTCACTTTGAAGGACCAGTTCAACATCAAAGGTGTAGATACTACCTTGGGATATGTAGGGCGTTCTTTTGCCCCCGCTACGGAAGATGCAGTTCTAGTGCAGATGCTGAGGAATATGGGAGCAATTATTCTAGCGAAGACGAATTTGCCCCAAAGCATTATG TGGGCTGAAACCGATAACCCTCTTTGGGGTCTGACGGTCAACCCGCGCGATCCTAGGCTGACTCCAGGAGGCTCGACAGGGGGAGAAGCGGCTCTTTTAGCATTACATGGCACCCTCTTGGGATTTGGAACGGATATCGGCGGAAGTACCCGGATTCCACAAAGCATCATGGGCTTATACGGCTTCAAACCCACG AGCAGCAGATTACCGTACCTAGGGGTTCCTGTCTCAACAGAAGGACAAGAGCACGTCCCCTCTTCCATCGGCCCCATGGCTCGCGACTTAGCATCTATCGTCTATGTGAGTCGGTCTGTTGCTGACGCTAAACCGTGGGAGTTAGATCCAAAGTGCACCCCCCTTCCGTGGAATGAGGATACGTTCCAGGAGATACAAATTCGGCCCATAGTGGTCGGTTTGATTCTAGATGATGGGGTGGTGAGAATTCACCCCCCTATCGAAAGAGCCCTACGTGAGTTGTCAGCAAAACTTCAAGCAAAGGGCCACGAAGTTGTCATCTGGGATGCTTCAGATCACTTTGAATATATCCAACTCATGGATCAGTATTATACTGTTGACGGCGGCGAGGATATCCGTCGTGACATTGCTGTCGCTGGGGAACCATTCATACCACATGTTGAGGCACTAGTTAACCGAAGCAAGGCTATCTCTGTCTACGAGTATTGGCAGCTCAATAAGCAGAAGGTAGCACTACAAAAACGATACCTTGATAAGTGGAATGCGATTCGGTCTCCATCGGGGAGGCCAGTTGATATTCTCCTAGCCCCCACTACACCGCATCCAGCTGTTCCACACCGAAGACTGCGGTGGGTTGGGTATACTAAGATTTGGAACTTGCTCGACTATCCAGCTGTCACTTTCCCTGTTGATGAAGTAAGAGTGGCTGTAGATGGCGTACTAAAAACATATCAGCCGAGGAATGAACTGGACGCATGGAACTGGGATCTGTATGACGTGAAGGCGATGGAAGGCCATCCCATCAACGTCCAAGTCATCGGAAAGAAACTTAATGAGGAAAAAGTGTTGGGGGCTGCAACCGTTATCGAGAGAATCTGGAGAGGTCTTTGA
- a CDS encoding replication factor C subunit 4 (replication factor C, subunit RFC2) — protein MVQAESSSSAARVGLKPVTAGAPSDYELPWVEKYRPVFLDDVVGNTETIERLKIIAKDGNMPHVIISGMPGIGKTTSILCLARQLLGDAYKEAVLELNASDERGIDVVRNRIKGFAQKKVTLPPGRHKIVILDEADSMTPGAQQALRRTMEIYSSTTRFAFACNQSNKIIEPIQSRCAILRYARLTDGQVVKRLKQVCDAEKVEHTEDGIAALVFSAEGDMRQAINNLQSTWSGFGFVSGDNVFRVVDSPHPIKVQAMIKACWEGKVDAALETLNELWDLGYSSHDIISTMFRVTKTIPTLSEHSKLEFIREIGFTHMRILDGVQSLLQLSGCIAKLCKINMKPQLFETPRT, from the exons ATGGTTCAAGCCGAATCTTCATCAAGTGCTGCTCGCGTTGGCCTCAAGCCCGTCACAGCGGGGGCTCCCTCTGATTATGAGCTGCCATG GGTTGAAAAATACCGTCCAGTCTTTCTCGATGATGTTGTCGGCAACACCGAGACTATTGAGCGACTGAAGATTATCGCGAAGGATGGCAATATGCCACACGTCATCATCTCAGGCATGCCGGGTATCGGAAAGACCACTTCTATCCTATGCCTAGCACGCCAACTACTAGGTGATGCGTATAAGGAAGCTGTTTTGGAATTGAATGCCAGTGATGAGAGAG GTATTGATGTCGTTCGCAATCGGATTAAGGGATTTGCCCAAAAAAAAGTCACACTGCCTCCAGGTCGCCATAAAATAGTAATTCTTGATGAAGCAGACAG TATGACACCAGGTGCTCAGCAGGCGTTGCGGCGCACCATGGAGATTTACTCCTCTACTACACGATTTGCCTTTGCATGCAACCAATCGAATAAAATCATAGAACCCATCCAGTCTCGATGCGCCATTCTCCGCTATGCTCGGTTGACCGATGGGCAGGTTGTCAAACGACTAAAACAGGTCTGCGATGCCGAAAAAGTGGAACACACAGAAGACGGAATTGCGGCCCTGGTTTTTAGCGCGGAAGGAGACATGCGCCAGGCCATTAACAATTTGCAAAGTACGTGGTCAGGTTTCGGCTTTGTCAGCGGCGATAACGTCTTTCGAGTTGTCGACAGTCCCCATCCTATCAAAGTTCAAGCAATGATTAAGGCCTGCTGGGAAGGGAAAGTAGATGCTGCCTTGGAAACACTAAACGAGCTATG GGACCTGGGTTACTCTTCCCATGACATTATTAGCACAATGTTCCGAGTCACGAAGACGATCCCGACATTATCAGAACACTCTAAACTAGAGTTCATCCGGGAGATAGGGTTTACACACATGCGCATCCTAGATGGTGTTCAATCATTGCTCCAATTGAGCGGCTGTATCGCGAAGCTTTGCAAGATTAACATGAAACCTCAGCTGTTTGAAACCCCAAGAACGTGA
- a CDS encoding CeGAL family transcription factor (predicted protein) has translation MGFECTFFQPQKKRGPTGHRVSQIRQQQTHVLSKNPLTPQSQVNSSAFPTTFPYQAEPPPREEGRHDATPWPISGGDVSVPVDLAQSHATAAVAPGWGVDASPMASHSHSAISWNERSDVEYWLPDNLDAQMPIFDFPGTNIYLRTSLPSIIQNDADSSSLQAQSLETHNIPAPVPDVDVTKQEPSHTRALWPSSIVEANMIPWIDVYFDRLHPTLPVLNRSSLFIRMLSHEHRKNPQFGSMLLSLCAFSLTQPIEIDERPTSQSRAGQARLMMTEATRMRSCSDFGENPTIEAVLTSFFLFGCLFGSNQHNAAWLRLREALDLAATLGLNDPNSYRDLPGDEKGQRLRTYLVLSITERHPITFWGKPGFSMRSVHDFIHNATHSLVSGIIVHNEKDAEGMMGLARLMELFDAVDEDVVDCWNRRCSIDSGYCEKLTEAKALAIHQNLSRVSESERYKGYDWFERTKSASGETRNTQPAMGLRETQCADVFITKKWLQNRVWVLCSTHGLLKPSSDHHELCFNYCVSVAKDTLKICQSLRLSSMEAHGIGLVEKLYDIAVSAISVSSNVQLSLGNGFTLIPPVTESIPKSSVSPPSFPGSMHSGATTTLPQSLAEDFLLLLNSLRGGNHPYLERYKAFLSASNIRSNTYSNWSSQVQTTHTPSGA, from the exons ATGGGTTTTGAATGCACCTTTTTTCAACCCCAGAAAAAACGGGGTCCAACTGGACA TCGTGTATCGCAGATCCGGCAGCAACAAACCCATGTGTTAAGCAAAAATCCCCTAACCCCACAAAGTCAAGTCAACTCTAGCGCCTTTCCTACCACTTTCCCATATCAAGCAGAGCCTCCTCCGCGGGAAGAGGGTCGACATGATGCGACACCATGGCCTATTTCTGGTGGCGATGTTTCCGTGCCCGTCGACCTTGCGCAATCCCATGCGACGGCGGCGGTTGCTCCTGGTTGGGGTGTAGATGCTTCGCCTATGGCATCTCATAGTCACAGTGCGATAAGCTGGAATGAGAGAAGCGATGTGGAGTACTGGCTGCCGGATAATTTAGATGCTCAAATGCCCATTTTTGATTTCCCGGGCACTAATATTTACCTAAGGACATCTCTGCCCTCTATCATTCAGAATGATGCGGACTCTTCGAGTCTGCAAGCACAGAGTCTAGAAACACATAATATTCCGGCTCCTGTGCCGGATGTGGATGTTACCAAGCAAGAACCAAGTCATACAAGAGCGTTATGGCCCTCGTCGATCGTGGAGGCAAACATGATTCCATGGATTGACGTCTATTTTGATCGCCTGCACCCGACTTTGCCAGTGCTGAATCGGTCTTCGTTGTTCATCCGGATGCTATCCCATGAACATCGTAAAAATCCTCAGTTTGGCTCGATGTTGCTCTCGCTGTGCGCTTTCTCGCTTACCCAGCCCATTGAGATAGATGAGCGACCCACTTCTCAATCTCGAGCTGGCCAGGCCAGGCTAATGATGACCGAAGCTACAAGAATGAGAAGCTGCTCTGATTTCGGTGAAAATCCGACTATCGAGGCCGTTCTCACAAGCTTCTTCCTATTTGGATGCCTTTTCGGTAGTAATCAGCACAACGCAGCATGGCTTCGTCTGAGGGAGGCTTTAGATCTCGCCGCTACATTGGGGTTGAACGACCCAAATTCCTATCGCGATCTACCTGGAGACGAAAAGGGTCAGCGTTTGCGAACTTACTTAGTTTTATCTATAACGGAGAG GCATCCGATTACCTTTTGGGGAAAGCCTGGCTTTAGTATGCGTTCTGTGCATGATTTTATTCATAACGCCACGCATAGTCTTGTTTCCGGTATTATAGTTCATAACGAGAAAGATGCTGAAGGAATGATGGGTTTAGCTCGTTTGATGGAGCtctttgatgctgtggatgaggatgtcgtcgATTGCTGGAACCGGCGGTGCAGCATCGACTCTGGTTATTGTGAAAAGCTGACCGAAGCCAAAGCTTTGGCTATCCACCAAAACCTTAGTCGAGTGAGCGAGTCTGAACGATATAAGGGATACGACTGGTTTGAACGTACAAAATCAGCTTCTGGAGAGACTCGCAACACTCAACCAGCAATGGGGTTGAGAGAAACACAGTGCGCGGATGTTTTTATAACCAAGAAGTGGCTTCAGAATCGCGTATGGGTTCTATGCTCCACCCATGGCCTACTGAAGCCTTCATCCGACCACCATGAGCTCTGTTTCAACTATTGTGTTTCCGTCGCAAAGGATACGCTCAAAATCTGCCAGTCATTGAGACTGAGCTCCATGGAAGCACATGGGATAGGCCTT GTCGAAAAATTGTACGACATCGCTGTCAGTGCCATCAGTGTATCGTCTAATGTCCAGCTCTCTCTAGGGAATGGTTTTACTCTGATACCACCCGTAACCGAATCGATACCGAAATCAAGCGTCTCGCCACCAAGTTTTCCAGGATCCATGCACTCAGGCGCCACTACCACGCTTCCTCAGTCCCTAGCAGAGGATTTCTTACTTTTGCTCAATAGCCTTCGAGGTGGGAATCACCCTTACCTGGAAAGATACAAGGCCTTCTTGAGCGCCTCGAACATCAGGAGCAACACCTATAGTAACTGGTCCTCACAAGTTCAAACAACGCATACTCCTAGCGGTGCTTAA
- a CDS encoding uncharacterized protein (predicted protein): MGTTSVRRNLFHHHLSKRSVSAAPPNASMQSGTHSGLPSLSSHAMSSASSESTQSLGSGMGDGGEIVVKDKNGDYKLDIPLLPPAVGGEDGDEMEGIEAGATRGSGATGTESTAQTEISGREKEKIEASLVEMMYRSRNRQMSTEPAEILNLIHQSLRNKVASLDEDNWIYEPEPDSLF, translated from the exons ATGGGAACAACATCTGTCCGCCGCAATCTTTTTCACCACCATCTCAGCAAACGCTCTGTATCGGCAGCTCCCCCCAATGCATCAATGCAAAGTGGGACACACAGCGGACTGCCCAGTCTATCCTCCCATGCTATGTCATCTGCGTCATCTGAATCGACACAGTCGCTGGGCTCTGGTATGGGAGATGGTGGGGAGATCGTGGTTAAGGATAAAAATGGCGATTATAAACTTGACATTCCCCTTCTTCCGCCGGCTGTTgggggagaggatggggaCGAGATGGAAGGCATAGAAGCTGGAGCTACTAGGGGATCTGGGGCTACGGGGACTGAGTCCACAGCACAGACGGAAATTAGCGGACGCGAGAAAGAGA AAATCGAGGCAAGTCTAGTAGAGATGATGTACCGGAGTCGGAACAGGCAGATGAGCACCGAACCAGCTG AAATTCTGAATCTCATCCATCAGAGCCTTCGGAACAAAGTGGCCTCCCTGGATGAAGATAACTGGATATACGAACCAGAGCCCGATTCGCTGTTCTAG
- a CDS encoding protein GET4 (uncharacterized conserved protein) translates to MTSRIDKTIARQREKIASGAYYEAHQQLRVIAARYIKQANYDAAAELLAGGATALLRAGSQQGASASGGDLAIMLVIEVYTKAGWEITGNDDDTEGRARKKRLIELLHEFPSEEPTRKRFIQEMIGWSGRFGPLERGDPELHHAAGSVYAEDHEPYDAEKHLILGTSESAETLAKLEHEWYTNDEPHTAAIYASRAVFPYLLNGNLRSANKAFLIFTSRLSSSNPSIPLQDVSSSSIDARVFPALPLLNFISMLLLTIQRGSADLFKQLTSHYASQIQEVGIWDDFLAQIGEQYFSIKIPRQGNPLLDMMGSMLFGGGQGGTGGRIPQSRGSSKKVEAPPANPELD, encoded by the exons AACGAGAAAA GATCGCCTCCGGTGCTTACTACGAGGCTCATCAGCAACTGAGGGTCATCGCTGCGCGGTATATCAAACAAGCGAATTACGATGCGGCCGCAGAGTTATTGGCAGGGGGTGCGACTGCACTTTTAAGGGCTGGGTCTCAGCAAGGCGCTTCTGCTAGTGGCGGGGACTTGGCCATTATGCTTGTCATCGAGGTGTACACGAAGGCAGGGTGGGAGATTACtggaaatgatgatgatacgGAAGGCCGCGCTCGAAAGA AGCGCCTGATTGAGCTTCTACACGAGTTCCCATCCGAGGAACCAACCCGCAAAAGGTTCATACAGGAGATGATTGGCTGGAGTGGACGGTTTGGGCCTTTAGAGAGAGGTGATCCCGAATTACATCACGCAGCTGGATCGGTGTACGCCGAAG ACCATGAACCCTACGACGCTGAAAAGCATCTGATCCTCGGAACTTCAGAATCAGCTGAGACCCTGGCAAAGTTAGAGCATGAGTGGTACACAAATGACGAACCGCACACGGCAGCGATTTACGCATCCCGCGCAGTTTTCCCGTACCTCCTAAACGGAAATCTGCGCAGTGCTAATAAAGCATTTCTCATCTTCACGTCCCGACTTTCGTCCTCTAATCCTTCCATCCCCTTACAGGATGTCAGCAGCTCTAGTATTGATGCGCGAGTCTTTCCCGCATTGCCTTTGCTGAATTTCATCAGCATGCTTCTCCTCACGATTCAACGTGGCAGCGCGGATCTTTTCAAGCAGTTAACCTCTCATTATGCATCGCAAATCCAAGAGGTCGGCATCTGGGATGATTTCTTGGCTCAGATCGGTGAGCAGTATTTCAGTATTAAGATCCCAAGACAGGGCAACCCTTTACTGGATATGATGGGTAGCATGTTGTTCGGAGGAGGGCAGGGCGGTACAGGTGGAAGGATACCGCAGAGCCGAGGCTCATCCAAGAAAGTCGAAGCGCCACCAGCAAATCCGGAGCTCGACTAG
- a CDS encoding uncharacterized protein (permeases of the major facilitator superfamily), with amino-acid sequence MTCPTSKSGVDTDIHSTVGSDTSDVQHLDLTTTNSHHLSKERTVNVFLLVACVVFGAASFLFGFDDKIISPVAALHPFVERYQGPNPRTGRYTLTAHNQNIVFSVPLVGSILGGLAASPMNFRFGRKWPVLMAYVISISGGLLQVFAPSLAAFVAGRFINGIAMGIANGTAPLYLSEVVPASMRGRSVTSINILNVAAGVIGTVVVSETKKRGGRESYLIPLAVQCALPVLLFICTLPLPESPQWLVAKGRLAQARSNLRKLRGLSEEQVDVELEIMKLCEQKEREMKANVKFWEIFSRKYLHRTLTAGSFFSLNQVSGVILSTTYVTVFLTEIGMEDSFTLDAFSLTVIASCCTLAGTIAAPFVIDRAGRRPTALVGMSMLLVIDALAGGLAFSKDKRSGVAIVALSLTFNFFWASSFSSLSTLMPSEMATPKLRHHTMAYTIACAQTTTVITTLVVPRLTAPDAANLGAKAYLIFAGCMCCIVVFTFCFLPETKGRTFAEIDELYDAGVPAWKWRTYESSFQLRTDPNLSKPSPNVA; translated from the exons ATGACCTGTCCGACTTCAAAGTCAGGGGTAGATACAGACATTCACTCGACTGTGGGCAGCGACACAAGTGATGTGCAACATCTAGACCTGACCACGACCAATTCCCATCATCTCTCGAAAGAGAGGACCGTTAATGTCTTCTTATTGGTGGCTTGCGTGGTCTTTGGGGCAGCGTCGTTCCTGTTTGGCTTTGACGACAAGATTATCTCGCCAGTTGCGGCGCTGCATCCTTTT GTCGAGAGGTATCAAGGACCCAATCCGAGAACTGGTAGATATACCTTAACCGCCCACAACCAGAACATTGTATTCTCGGTCCCGCTGGTCGGTTCGATTCTCGGAGGTCTCGCAGCATCGCCCATGAATTTTCGCTTTGGCCGAAAATGGCCCGTGTTGATGGCGTACGTTATCTCCATTAGTGGTGGATTGCTTCAAGTCTTTGCCCCCAGCCTGGCGGCGTTCGTGGCTGGACGATTCATAAATGGCATTGCTATGGGCATCGCCAATGGCACCGCTCCCTTGTATCTTTCGGAG GTGGTTCCCGCTTCTATGAGAGGTAGAAGTGTAACATCAATTAATATCTTGAACGTGGCAGCGGGAGTTATCGGAACCGTTGTAGTGTCTGAGACTAAAAAGCGAGGGGGCAGAGAGTCATACTTGATACCGTTGGCCGTGCAGTGTGCTCTACCTGTGTTACTATTTATTTGCACGTTACCTCTTCCTGAAAGCCCACAATGGCTTGTCGCTAAGGGTCGATTGGCACAGGCTCGTAGCAACCTGCGAAAACTCCGTGGCCTCAGCGAAGAGCAGGTTGACGTCGAGCTTGAGATAATGAAGCTCTGTGAACAAAAGGAACGTGAAATGAAGGCCAATGTGAAGTTCTGGGAGATATTTTCGAGGAAGTACCTCCATCGAACCCTGACAGCTGGATcgttcttctctttgaaccAGGTCTCTGGAGTAATACTCTCGACGACTTACGTTACAGTTTTCCTCACGGAGATAGGTATGGAGGATTCCTTCACCTTGGATGCATTCTCCTTGACGGTGATTGCATCTTGCTGTACCCTTGCCGGTACTATAGCAGCACCCTTCGTAATCGATCGAGCCGGTCGCCGTCCTACTGCGTTGGTGGGGATGAGCATGTTGCTTGTTATTGACGCTCTAGCCGGAGGTCTAGCATTCAGCAAAGACAAGCGCTCTGGTGTAGCAATTGTCGCATTATCTCTAACTTTTAACTTTTTTTGGGCCTCGTCGTTTTCTTCACTGTCGACCTTGATGCCTTCAGAGATGGCCACGCCTAAACTCCGTCACCACACCATGGCCTACACCATTGCCTGCGCTCAGACAACCACAGTAATTACTACGCTTGTCGTCCCTCGGCTGACCGCGCCAGATGCAGCAAACCTAGGCGCGAAGGCGTATCTTATATTCGCCGGCTGTATGTGCTGTATCGTAGTCTTCACATTTTGTTTCCTGCCTGAGACCAAAGGCCGCACCTTTGCAGAGATTGATGAACTGTACGACGCAGGTGTTCCGGCCTGGAAATGGCGGACCTATGAAAGTTCATTCCAGTTAAGGACAGATCCGAACCTCTCGAAGCCTTCTCCTAATGTGGCTTAG